In Leptospiraceae bacterium, a genomic segment contains:
- a CDS encoding Uma2 family endonuclease, producing METKYYHELLKVVEAQDLGAMHFKIIDEQILFQDEKGDFVLTCISPDKEYNEHHLELLPEMAPYQLIEGRIIYMGAPSFRHQQISSNLHYFIKDFLMKNPIGEVCYSPCDVRLDEKNIVQPDLLFISIRRCNIIEKMIMGAPDFVIEILSPSNTNYDKKHKLGLYGRFLVQEYWIVHPEEEWIEVYHNKAGFLFKQQTARAGDTINSKVIEGFSLDLSRVF from the coding sequence ATGGAGACAAAATATTATCACGAACTACTCAAAGTCGTAGAAGCACAGGATCTGGGTGCCATGCACTTTAAGATCATCGACGAACAAATTCTCTTCCAAGACGAAAAGGGGGATTTTGTCCTTACCTGCATTTCTCCGGATAAGGAATACAATGAACACCATTTGGAACTTCTGCCGGAAATGGCACCGTATCAGCTTATCGAAGGAAGGATAATATACATGGGAGCACCAAGCTTTAGACACCAACAGATTTCAAGCAACTTGCATTATTTCATTAAAGATTTTCTTATGAAAAATCCTATTGGAGAGGTTTGCTATTCTCCCTGCGATGTCCGTCTGGATGAGAAAAATATAGTGCAGCCGGATTTACTCTTCATCTCCATTCGTAGATGCAATATTATTGAGAAAATGATTATGGGTGCTCCAGATTTTGTTATCGAAATACTTTCTCCGAGTAATACCAATTATGACAAGAAGCACAAGTTGGGTTTATATGGTCGTTTTCTTGTACAGGAATACTGGATTGTTCACCCGGAAGAAGAATGGATAGAAGTCTATCATAACAAAGCAGGTTTTCTGTTCAAACAACAGACCGCCCGTGCGGGTGATACCATCAATAGTAAAGTAATAGAAGGCTTTTCTCTGGATTTAAGCCGGGTGTTTTAG
- a CDS encoding transposase, which translates to MKNVKYFIGIDISSEFITVSYYSKKEETYISLGNYNNNPDGYLLLIKDFKKASPKITNKNSVICMEATGVYGEQLAYYFSGLGFFIAVENPLKVKRVFEISQHKTDEVDSRKIAEYAFRFLDELTKWTPNSEILEEISVLLVQRE; encoded by the coding sequence ATGAAAAATGTAAAGTATTTTATTGGGATCGATATCTCTTCTGAATTTATTACTGTTTCTTATTATTCAAAGAAAGAGGAAACGTATATATCATTGGGAAATTATAACAATAACCCTGATGGATATTTATTGCTAATCAAAGATTTCAAGAAAGCAAGTCCTAAAATTACAAATAAAAATTCAGTTATTTGTATGGAAGCAACAGGTGTATATGGGGAACAATTAGCTTATTATTTTTCTGGTTTAGGTTTTTTTATTGCTGTAGAAAATCCTTTAAAAGTCAAAAGGGTTTTTGAAATATCACAACATAAAACTGATGAGGTAGATAGTAGGAAGATAGCAGAATATGCTTTCAGATTTTTAGATGAACTTACTAAATGGACTCCTAATAGTGAAATTCTTGAAGAAATCAGTGTTTTGCTTGTACAGAGGGAATAA
- a CDS encoding Uma2 family endonuclease, with protein sequence METKYYHELLKVVEAQDLGAMHFKIIDEQILFQDEKGDFVITCISPDKDYNEHHLELLPEMAPYQLIEGKIIFMQSPTDNHQRVLGNLHYFVKDYLMKNPIGEVRFAPLDVRLDEKNVVQPDLLFISIRRVSIIEKKIMGAPDFVIEILSPSNANYDKKHKLGLYGRFLVQEYWIVHPEEEWIEVYHNKAGFLFKQQTARAGDTINSKVIEGFSLDLSRVF encoded by the coding sequence ATGGAGACAAAATATTATCACGAACTACTCAAAGTCGTAGAAGCACAGGATCTGGGTGCCATGCACTTTAAGATCATCGACGAACAAATTCTCTTCCAAGACGAAAAGGGGGATTTTGTCATTACCTGCATTTCACCGGATAAAGACTACAATGAACACCATTTGGAACTTCTGCCGGAAATGGCACCGTATCAGCTTATCGAAGGAAAAATAATTTTTATGCAATCACCTACAGACAACCACCAGAGAGTTTTAGGAAATCTTCATTATTTTGTAAAGGACTATCTGATGAAAAATCCAATAGGCGAGGTTCGCTTTGCTCCGCTCGATGTTCGTCTGGATGAGAAAAATGTAGTGCAGCCGGATTTACTCTTCATCTCCATTCGTCGTGTTAGTATCATCGAAAAAAAAATCATGGGTGCTCCAGATTTTGTTATCGAAATACTTTCTCCGAGTAATGCCAATTATGACAAGAAGCACAAGTTGGGTTTATATGGTCGTTTTCTTGTACAGGAATACTGGATTGTTCACCCGGAAGAAGAATGGATAGAAGTCTATCATAATAAAGCAGGCTTCCTATTCAAACAACAGACCGCCCGTGCGGGTGATACCATCAATAGTAAAGTAATAGAAGGCTTTTCTTTGGATTTAAGCCGGGTGTTTTAG
- a CDS encoding IS110 family transposase produces the protein MMIYEEMILNCKNMISKIEDKIKTLIESEPELKQTMDNIKTIPGVGNIFTYYLLVTTNGFKEHLDYRKLASYMGIVPLQYESGKSIRRKTSSSGIGPGNLRRVIYLVSMASRKYDKNMEKYFLRKVAEGKNKKLVLNNIGNKLLKIIIALIKSNKPYIKNFVSIHPKNFKTG, from the coding sequence ATGATGATATATGAAGAAATGATTTTAAACTGTAAGAATATGATAAGTAAAATTGAAGATAAAATAAAAACTCTAATTGAATCAGAACCGGAACTGAAACAGACAATGGACAATATCAAGACTATTCCCGGAGTGGGAAATATTTTTACATATTATTTATTAGTAACTACTAATGGTTTCAAAGAACATTTGGATTACAGGAAGCTTGCTTCTTATATGGGTATTGTACCATTGCAATATGAAAGTGGAAAATCAATAAGACGAAAAACTTCTTCCAGCGGAATCGGGCCGGGTAACTTGCGACGAGTAATATATTTAGTTTCTATGGCTTCCAGAAAGTATGATAAAAACATGGAAAAATATTTTCTAAGGAAAGTGGCGGAAGGAAAAAACAAAAAACTGGTTCTTAATAACATAGGAAATAAATTATTAAAAATAATTATAGCTCTTATTAAATCAAACAAACCCTATATTAAAAACTTTGTCTCAATTCATCCAAAAAATTTTAAAACTGGTTGA
- a CDS encoding DUF4926 domain-containing protein, with the protein METLIHSFELYTKVSLNQDFPEYNLKAGDVATLIDFVPHPENKEEGVVLEIFNTLGESLNVVSIPISSIDSLKEDEIFSVRKYS; encoded by the coding sequence ATGGAAACATTAATACACTCATTTGAACTCTATACAAAAGTATCTCTCAATCAGGACTTTCCGGAGTATAACTTGAAAGCTGGAGATGTTGCCACTTTAATCGACTTTGTCCCCCACCCTGAAAACAAAGAAGAAGGAGTTGTTCTTGAAATATTTAATACTCTCGGAGAATCACTTAACGTAGTTTCTATCCCTATATCCTCTATCGACTCCCTCAAAGAAGATGAAATTTTTTCTGTAAGAAAATATTCGTAA